A genomic window from Alkalihalobacillus sp. AL-G includes:
- a CDS encoding transglutaminase family protein yields the protein MKYRITQHTHYSYEQPVSQSINQIRLKPIDDMKQECLCFQKEIKPDVPSYVHYDYWGNHVETFYAWEDHDQLLITTTSEVIIDPLTFVSSLSFSPQMLEAFCSAGFQQRYAEFLTKTYYTTLDDVACERLTSPLWDQAANPFEYVKLVNEYIYETFTYKPGSTTVQTTAAEILEKKEGVCQDYTNLMLALCRYRGIPARYVSGYLYIGENSAMRGDAATHAWVEVKMPSAGWIGFDPTNNVLAKDQHIRVAVGRDYADIVPLKGVYQGGVQHLDVKVSVSAIEENVNA from the coding sequence ATGAAATATAGGATCACACAGCATACACATTACTCATATGAACAACCAGTGAGCCAGAGCATCAATCAAATCCGCTTGAAACCGATCGATGATATGAAGCAGGAATGTCTCTGTTTTCAAAAGGAGATCAAGCCGGATGTCCCCTCTTATGTGCATTACGATTATTGGGGGAATCATGTCGAGACGTTTTATGCGTGGGAGGACCATGATCAGCTATTGATCACCACGACGTCAGAGGTGATCATCGATCCGCTTACGTTTGTCAGTTCACTCTCATTCAGCCCACAAATGCTTGAGGCGTTTTGCTCAGCAGGTTTTCAACAGAGATATGCCGAGTTTTTAACGAAAACGTATTACACAACGCTCGATGATGTGGCATGTGAACGGTTGACGTCACCTCTTTGGGATCAGGCGGCGAATCCTTTTGAGTATGTAAAATTGGTGAACGAGTACATATATGAGACGTTCACTTACAAGCCTGGGAGCACGACGGTTCAAACGACAGCCGCTGAGATTCTTGAAAAAAAGGAAGGCGTTTGCCAGGATTATACGAATCTGATGCTGGCGTTATGCCGGTACCGCGGGATTCCTGCTCGTTATGTGAGCGGTTATTTATATATCGGGGAAAATTCGGCGATGCGCGGGGATGCTGCGACTCATGCCTGGGTTGAGGTGAAAATGCCTTCAGCAGGCTGGATCGGGTTTGATCCGACGAACAATGTGCTCGCAAAAGATCAGCATATCCGTGTTGCGGTCGGACGAGATTACGCTGACATTGTCCCGCTGAAAGGTGTGTACCAAGGCGGCGTTCAGCACCTTGATGTGAAGGTGAGCGTCTCTGCAATTGAGGAAAATGTGAATGCTTGA
- a CDS encoding homoserine dehydrogenase: protein MESISIGLLGLGTVGCGVVKVIESHQDKLMHQIGCPVNIKKALVQEVNKVRDVDVDPSKLTLNPEDVLLDPEIDIIVEVMGDIETTKGYLVKALQQKKHVVTANKDLMAVYGPELLALAAENECDLFYEASVAGGIPILRSLVDGLASDRITKMMGIVNGTTNFILTKMTKEGRSFDDVLSEAQALGYAEADPTADVGGLDAARKMAILSTLGFSMNIDLDDVKVQGITEVTGDDLQYAKQLGYTMKLIGYAHREVDRVEVNVQPTLLEDSHPLASVHDEYNAVYVYGEAVGETMFYGPGAGGLPTATAVVSDLVEVMKNMRLGVNGQSAVSPQFPKNLKESGEIYSKYFLRLHVEDEVGVLSNITSVFSRNGASFEKVLQNPLQKEKKAEIVIVTHSASLKNFETILMELRDLEAVYQVKSTYRVEGGNAS from the coding sequence ATGGAATCAATATCTATAGGTTTATTAGGATTAGGTACAGTCGGATGCGGGGTTGTCAAAGTCATTGAAAGTCATCAAGACAAGCTGATGCATCAAATAGGATGCCCTGTGAATATTAAAAAGGCTCTTGTGCAAGAGGTCAACAAAGTCAGAGATGTAGATGTTGATCCCTCCAAATTAACGCTTAACCCGGAAGACGTTCTATTAGATCCTGAAATTGACATCATCGTAGAAGTCATGGGGGACATAGAAACAACAAAAGGGTACTTAGTCAAGGCGCTTCAACAGAAGAAGCATGTGGTCACCGCAAATAAGGATCTGATGGCGGTCTACGGCCCAGAATTATTGGCTCTTGCTGCTGAGAATGAATGTGATCTGTTTTACGAGGCAAGCGTGGCTGGAGGCATCCCGATTTTACGTAGTTTAGTAGATGGATTGGCGTCAGACCGAATTACGAAGATGATGGGAATTGTAAATGGTACAACTAACTTTATTTTGACAAAGATGACAAAAGAGGGGCGTTCTTTTGATGATGTCCTATCAGAGGCTCAAGCTCTCGGGTATGCGGAAGCCGATCCTACAGCAGATGTGGGAGGTCTTGATGCCGCCCGTAAAATGGCAATTCTATCAACACTCGGTTTTTCAATGAATATTGATTTGGATGATGTAAAGGTCCAAGGAATCACCGAGGTTACCGGAGATGACCTGCAATATGCGAAACAGTTAGGTTATACGATGAAACTGATCGGATATGCTCATCGTGAAGTTGACCGCGTAGAAGTCAATGTGCAGCCTACTTTGTTAGAGGATTCACATCCATTAGCCTCTGTTCACGATGAATACAATGCCGTATATGTTTATGGGGAAGCAGTCGGGGAAACGATGTTCTACGGACCGGGGGCAGGTGGCCTTCCTACTGCGACAGCGGTCGTTTCCGATTTAGTAGAGGTCATGAAGAACATGCGCTTGGGTGTAAACGGGCAAAGTGCGGTCAGCCCTCAATTTCCCAAAAATCTTAAAGAAAGCGGAGAAATATACTCGAAATATTTCCTTCGTTTACATGTGGAGGATGAAGTAGGCGTACTTTCGAACATTACATCTGTTTTTTCCCGTAACGGAGCAAGTTTCGAGAAAGTACTACAAAATCCCCTTCAAAAAGAGAAAAAAGCAGAAATCGTCATAGTCACGCATAGCGCATCTTTGAAGAATTTTGAAACGATCCTCATGGAATTAAGAGATTTAGAGGCTGTCTACCAGGTGAAAAGCACATATCGCGTAGAAGGAGGCAACGCTTCATGA
- a CDS encoding PH domain-containing protein, whose product MFGKVASDVLGISDVGKVIKPQDYDKVDSDDYVMHEDDEKIYFLIKSKSDEYCFTNKALIHVDGTSAASKKRTLRRFDYRHNKFSNVELETAGTMDRDVEIKFKMGEVIHSIDVHKQHLEELKDLYKALLKIAEITRDNETYFNYARQSLDYASSTLSNSRSEESKLSDEFKQINETAFAWLVDNKDKYSIKDFGSIFERYINN is encoded by the coding sequence ATGTTTGGTAAAGTAGCCTCTGATGTCCTCGGAATTAGTGATGTCGGGAAAGTTATTAAACCTCAAGACTACGATAAGGTAGATTCTGACGATTACGTAATGCATGAAGATGACGAGAAAATTTACTTTTTGATCAAGTCAAAGTCAGATGAATACTGCTTCACAAACAAAGCGCTCATCCATGTGGACGGAACAAGTGCGGCCAGTAAAAAACGTACACTAAGGCGTTTTGATTATCGCCATAACAAATTTTCTAATGTTGAGCTTGAAACAGCGGGAACGATGGATAGAGATGTTGAAATCAAGTTCAAGATGGGGGAAGTGATCCACAGCATCGATGTACATAAACAGCACCTCGAGGAATTGAAGGATTTATACAAGGCATTACTGAAAATTGCAGAAATCACACGTGACAATGAAACATACTTCAACTATGCGCGCCAAAGTCTCGATTATGCTTCATCAACACTCAGCAATAGCAGAAGTGAAGAGAGCAAGCTATCGGATGAATTCAAGCAAATTAACGAAACAGCGTTCGCATGGCTTGTTGACAACAAGGATAAGTACAGCATCAAGGATTTCGGCTCGATTTTCGAACGCTACATCAACAATTAA
- the thrB gene encoding homoserine kinase: protein MNNMGWKITVPASTANLGPGFDSIGLALNRYLTLYVSHHHLWEVAALSPSLEDFPKDERNFIVRIAIETCTAFGVDLAPCSIQVKSDIPLARGLGSSAAAIVAGIELADVVGNLGLSQKSKLELATHYEGHSDNVGASLYGGLVVSCETDEGIELLPIDELPICVVTVSPEEELKTEKAREVLPERLSFSEAVKAGGVSNVLIAALLKQDWQLAGKMMKGDRYHQPYRKPLLPHYELVERIAERNGAFGVALSGAGSTIACFAEETKAEWLYRQMYQSFPDMSVQIISIDNKGMTTETMYFQGELS, encoded by the coding sequence ATGAACAATATGGGCTGGAAAATAACTGTACCAGCCAGTACTGCAAATCTTGGTCCGGGGTTCGATTCGATCGGTTTAGCACTCAATCGCTATTTAACGTTGTATGTTTCCCATCATCATCTTTGGGAAGTGGCAGCTCTCTCACCGTCTTTAGAGGATTTTCCGAAAGACGAGAGGAATTTCATCGTACGAATCGCGATCGAGACATGTACAGCATTCGGTGTCGACCTCGCACCGTGTTCAATCCAAGTGAAAAGCGATATCCCCTTAGCGCGGGGACTTGGTTCGAGCGCTGCAGCTATTGTGGCTGGCATCGAATTAGCGGATGTAGTGGGGAACTTAGGGCTTTCACAAAAAAGCAAGCTTGAACTAGCAACGCACTATGAAGGCCATTCTGACAATGTCGGCGCTTCACTATATGGCGGGCTGGTAGTAAGTTGTGAGACGGATGAAGGAATAGAGTTATTGCCAATTGATGAACTGCCAATTTGCGTCGTAACGGTTTCGCCTGAAGAAGAGCTAAAAACAGAAAAGGCCCGGGAAGTGCTTCCGGAACGGTTAAGTTTTTCTGAGGCAGTGAAGGCAGGGGGTGTATCGAACGTTCTCATTGCAGCATTACTGAAGCAAGACTGGCAGCTGGCCGGAAAAATGATGAAAGGAGATCGATACCATCAACCTTACCGAAAGCCGTTGCTTCCGCATTATGAATTGGTTGAGCGGATAGCGGAACGAAATGGTGCTTTTGGTGTCGCGTTAAGCGGAGCGGGTTCAACGATTGCTTGCTTTGCAGAAGAAACGAAGGCTGAATGGCTGTATCGTCAAATGTACCAATCCTTTCCCGATATGTCTGTTCAGATCATATCCATAGACAACAAGGGGATGACGACAGAGACTATGTATTTCCAGGGAGAGCTAAGTTGA
- a CDS encoding rod shape-determining protein: MFSRDVGIDLGTANVLIFVKGRGIVLDEPSVVAIDKNTNRVLEVGEAARKMVGRTPGNIVATRPLKDGVIADFEVTEAMLKYFLNKINVRGLIGKPRILICTPTNITTVEQKAIREAAQKSGAKQVFLEEEPKVAAIGAGMDIFQPSGNMVVDIGGGTTDVAVLSMGDIVTASSIKMAGDKFDQEILQYIKKKYKLLIGERTSEDIKVNVATVFPDSRDEEMDIRGRDMVSGLPRNITINSAEIEEALREPIHSIVQAAKSVLEKTPPELSADIIDRGIILTGGGALLHGIDRLFSEELKVPVYIADEPMTCVARGTGLMLEYIDRLPKRKLS; the protein is encoded by the coding sequence ATGTTTTCGAGGGATGTTGGAATTGACCTGGGTACTGCAAACGTACTCATTTTTGTAAAAGGGCGGGGGATTGTCCTTGACGAACCATCAGTTGTCGCGATTGATAAAAACACTAATCGTGTACTGGAGGTTGGTGAAGCAGCTCGGAAGATGGTAGGACGGACACCCGGGAATATCGTTGCAACTAGACCGTTGAAGGATGGAGTCATTGCTGATTTTGAAGTTACCGAAGCAATGCTCAAGTACTTTTTAAACAAGATCAATGTAAGAGGATTGATCGGAAAACCACGAATCCTGATCTGTACACCAACCAACATAACCACGGTTGAACAGAAGGCGATCCGTGAAGCAGCCCAAAAGAGCGGTGCCAAACAGGTTTTCCTTGAAGAGGAGCCGAAAGTGGCAGCGATCGGAGCCGGTATGGATATCTTCCAGCCGAGCGGGAACATGGTCGTAGACATAGGCGGTGGAACAACAGATGTTGCCGTATTGTCAATGGGCGATATCGTCACCGCCTCTTCGATTAAGATGGCGGGGGACAAGTTCGATCAGGAAATTCTTCAATACATAAAAAAGAAGTACAAGCTTTTGATTGGAGAACGCACATCTGAGGATATAAAAGTGAACGTCGCAACGGTCTTTCCAGACTCCCGAGATGAAGAAATGGATATTCGTGGTCGTGATATGGTCAGTGGCCTCCCTCGTAACATTACAATTAATTCTGCTGAAATTGAAGAGGCACTTAGGGAACCGATTCATTCCATCGTACAAGCTGCGAAAAGTGTACTTGAAAAAACGCCTCCTGAGCTATCGGCAGATATTATTGATCGCGGGATCATCCTTACTGGCGGAGGAGCTTTATTGCATGGAATCGATCGCCTGTTCTCAGAGGAATTGAAGGTTCCGGTCTATATTGCTGATGAACCGATGACCTGCGTTGCTCGTGGGACTGGCCTCATGCTCGAGTACATCGACAGACTGCCAAAACGCAAGCTTTCATAA
- the thrC gene encoding threonine synthase — MNGWGGLLSGFQSFLPVTKETPQLSLNEGNTPLIKLESLSTELGVELYGKVEGANPTGSFKDRGMVLAVAKAKETGSDTIICASTGNTSASAAAYAARAGMKCIVVIPDGKIAQGKLAQAVMYGAEIISIEGNFDEALKLVRTISEEESVTLVNSVNPYRIEGQKTAAFEVCEQLDAAPDILAIPVGNAGNISAYWKGFKEYHQAKELGLPKMYGFEAEGAAAIVHDRIFPHPETLATAIRIGNPASWNLALNALNESAGHIDKVSDKEIVEAYQLLAAKEGIFAEPASCASLAGIRKLHAENKLKHGERIVLVLTGNGLKDPVTAMSESPVQPVKLPNDRYAVTEYIKGTIGV; from the coding sequence ATGAATGGTTGGGGCGGTCTACTGTCAGGATTTCAATCTTTTTTGCCAGTAACAAAAGAGACTCCACAACTGAGCTTGAATGAAGGGAATACCCCCCTCATCAAGCTTGAATCGCTTTCGACTGAACTAGGAGTAGAACTTTACGGTAAGGTGGAGGGAGCGAATCCGACTGGCTCCTTCAAGGATCGAGGGATGGTTTTAGCTGTAGCGAAAGCAAAAGAAACAGGGAGCGACACCATCATTTGTGCTTCGACGGGGAATACATCCGCCTCCGCAGCCGCTTATGCAGCAAGAGCAGGGATGAAGTGTATCGTCGTCATCCCAGATGGGAAAATCGCGCAGGGAAAGCTGGCGCAAGCGGTCATGTACGGAGCTGAAATCATCTCGATTGAAGGGAACTTTGATGAGGCGTTGAAATTGGTAAGGACGATTAGTGAGGAAGAATCAGTGACACTCGTCAACTCAGTGAATCCATACCGGATAGAAGGGCAGAAAACGGCAGCTTTTGAAGTGTGCGAACAACTTGACGCAGCACCGGACATATTGGCCATCCCTGTTGGAAATGCAGGTAACATTTCAGCTTACTGGAAAGGGTTTAAAGAATACCATCAGGCGAAGGAGCTCGGGTTGCCAAAAATGTATGGCTTTGAAGCTGAAGGCGCGGCTGCAATTGTTCATGACCGCATCTTCCCACACCCCGAGACGCTGGCTACAGCGATACGCATCGGTAACCCGGCGAGCTGGAATCTTGCCCTTAATGCGCTGAATGAGTCAGCGGGCCATATTGACAAGGTGAGCGACAAGGAAATTGTCGAAGCTTATCAGCTGCTTGCGGCAAAGGAAGGGATCTTTGCAGAACCGGCTTCCTGTGCTTCCCTCGCCGGAATTCGAAAGCTACATGCCGAAAATAAACTGAAACATGGTGAAAGAATTGTGTTGGTATTGACCGGGAATGGATTGAAGGATCCCGTAACAGCGATGTCAGAGAGTCCTGTGCAACCGGTGAAGCTGCCGAACGATCGGTATGCGGTAACAGAGTATATAAAAGGAACGATCGGCGTATGA
- a CDS encoding alpha-E domain-containing protein: MLSRVSNSLYWMSRNIERAENTARLISVRLIGSIEHEENHWDELISISGANDVFEEHFERYDAHSVMDFMSFSTHNPNSILNCIKLAREDARAIREIIPQEFWEMINTFYWDVRQYKQENWNVDTIDHFYQMIIRQSALFQGMVEATLSFDEAYLFIKMAKFIERSEKTARILNIYYYRSEDPDHNDPSLYRHWYAVLQSVSGHEAFLKKHRPFINGERVIEFLLFDDAFPRSIQYCLDQVYDVFQELENGKIEHYSAELNQLIAHMRNRFREITLVEVLTEDIHQFLQDFQQDCFKLGRLINKTYYLGEIKV, encoded by the coding sequence ATGTTAAGTCGAGTTTCCAATTCACTTTACTGGATGTCACGCAATATTGAACGTGCTGAGAACACCGCTCGCCTGATCTCAGTTCGTCTGATCGGCAGTATCGAACATGAGGAAAACCATTGGGACGAACTTATTTCGATCAGCGGAGCGAATGACGTTTTTGAGGAGCATTTTGAACGGTATGATGCGCATTCCGTTATGGATTTCATGTCGTTTTCAACGCACAATCCGAACTCGATTCTTAATTGTATAAAATTAGCGCGAGAGGATGCCCGCGCGATCCGTGAAATCATTCCGCAAGAGTTTTGGGAGATGATCAATACATTCTACTGGGATGTCAGGCAATATAAACAAGAGAATTGGAACGTCGACACGATCGATCATTTTTATCAGATGATCATTCGGCAGTCTGCCCTGTTTCAAGGGATGGTCGAAGCAACACTCTCCTTCGATGAAGCGTACCTTTTTATCAAGATGGCAAAATTCATTGAGCGTTCAGAGAAAACTGCTCGTATTTTGAATATTTATTATTACCGTTCCGAGGATCCTGACCATAATGACCCGTCCTTGTACCGGCATTGGTATGCAGTTCTGCAGTCGGTCAGCGGGCATGAGGCGTTTTTGAAAAAGCATCGCCCCTTTATCAACGGAGAGCGCGTAATTGAATTCTTACTGTTCGATGATGCGTTTCCACGCTCGATTCAATATTGCTTGGACCAAGTGTATGATGTGTTTCAGGAGCTTGAAAACGGGAAAATCGAGCACTACTCGGCAGAGCTGAACCAGTTGATCGCACACATGCGAAACCGGTTCCGGGAGATAACCCTTGTTGAAGTTCTGACCGAAGATATCCACCAATTTTTGCAGGACTTCCAGCAGGACTGCTTTAAGCTCGGCCGCCTCATCAATAAAACCTACTATTTAGGAGAAATCAAAGTATGA
- a CDS encoding AAA family ATPase — protein MFFLQMSGFPGSGKSTLARQISKLTDAIVIDHDVVKSALLESMEANHLDVSASGPIAYNIEWSLIDSHLAQGHSVILDSPCFYTEGVERGLHLSKKHRANYKYVECHLNDSAVIDKRLKNRKRMKSQIKQIASERLFKEWINKSIRPTNSKCLFVDTGRPLDTYINEVIQYIDE, from the coding sequence GTGTTTTTTCTTCAAATGTCAGGATTTCCGGGTTCAGGAAAATCAACGCTAGCAAGACAAATCTCAAAACTTACAGATGCGATTGTGATCGATCACGATGTAGTAAAATCTGCTTTATTGGAATCGATGGAAGCTAACCATCTTGACGTTAGCGCTTCGGGTCCAATTGCTTACAATATCGAGTGGTCATTGATCGACTCGCATTTGGCTCAAGGTCATAGTGTCATCCTTGATAGTCCCTGTTTTTATACAGAAGGAGTGGAGAGGGGCTTACATCTTTCTAAGAAGCATCGAGCGAACTATAAATATGTGGAGTGTCACCTGAATGATTCAGCAGTAATTGATAAGAGACTGAAGAACCGTAAACGGATGAAAAGTCAGATCAAACAAATCGCATCTGAACGTTTGTTTAAGGAATGGATCAATAAGAGTATACGGCCAACGAACAGTAAGTGCCTCTTCGTTGATACAGGGCGGCCTTTAGACACCTACATAAATGAGGTTATCCAGTATATCGATGAGTGA
- a CDS encoding flagellar hook-basal body protein: MFRGFYTATSGMIAQQRRQDMLTNNLSNVNTPGFKADRSALRSFSNMLLSRMGETNVGNREIPTNKRVGSLATGVYMQEALPNFRQGDLRETGNSLDIALLQGTVPVNEETGAAGALFFTVENEAGDLRLTRNGNFTVDANGSLVTSNGDFVLDSAGNRITIESNNFTLDPNGVIAGSGTQIGISLIENPNDLEKEGNGLFSLENQEDIIAANGNENVSYQLKQGFVERSNVNVEQTMVQMTSAYRTFEANQKVVQAYDRTMEKAANEVGRLR; encoded by the coding sequence ATGTTTCGAGGATTTTACACCGCAACATCTGGAATGATCGCCCAACAAAGACGGCAGGATATGCTGACAAACAACCTTTCGAATGTCAATACACCAGGATTTAAAGCAGACCGTTCTGCATTACGATCCTTTTCGAACATGCTGTTGAGTCGAATGGGTGAAACGAATGTCGGAAACCGGGAAATTCCGACGAACAAACGTGTCGGATCGCTTGCAACAGGGGTTTATATGCAAGAAGCATTACCGAACTTTCGTCAGGGAGACCTTCGCGAAACCGGCAACAGTCTCGACATTGCTCTTCTTCAGGGAACGGTTCCGGTCAACGAGGAAACGGGTGCAGCAGGGGCGTTGTTTTTCACAGTCGAAAACGAAGCAGGGGATCTTCGACTCACACGGAACGGCAATTTCACTGTTGACGCAAACGGGAGCCTCGTCACATCAAATGGTGACTTTGTTCTTGATTCCGCCGGAAACCGAATAACAATAGAAAGCAATAATTTTACACTCGATCCAAATGGTGTGATCGCTGGATCCGGGACACAGATTGGCATCTCTCTCATTGAAAACCCAAACGACCTTGAAAAAGAAGGAAACGGCCTTTTTAGCTTGGAAAATCAAGAAGACATCATTGCGGCAAACGGAAACGAAAATGTTAGTTACCAGTTAAAACAAGGATTTGTGGAACGCTCCAACGTAAATGTTGAACAGACGATGGTCCAAATGACGAGCGCTTATCGAACATTTGAAGCGAACCAAAAAGTAGTACAAGCCTATGACCGAACGATGGAAAAAGCAGCAAATGAAGTCGGCCGCCTCAGATAA
- a CDS encoding flagellar hook-basal body protein: MNRSMITASVTMGQLQNQLDTIANNIANSNTDGFKRRDVQFSSLLAQEINNQPNQDAEIGRLTPEGIRLGSGARVAGTVLRLEQGGIIETGRSLDLALLNPNILFQVQKTLENGDEIVEYTREGSFYLTPVDGNPERLQLTASNGDLVMGENGPIEIPSDFTSISVSGEGLVEVTLADQTTVNAGQLSLVEVIQPQLLESAGENRYRVSETADLNEVIGQPEANGNFIQQGSLEQSNVNLAQEMTQLMTTQRSYQMNARSIKMADQMMGLVNSIR; this comes from the coding sequence ATGAATCGATCGATGATTACTGCTTCTGTGACAATGGGGCAGCTTCAAAATCAACTGGACACGATTGCAAACAATATTGCAAATTCGAATACAGACGGATTCAAACGTCGCGATGTGCAATTTTCGAGCCTTTTAGCACAGGAAATCAACAATCAACCGAACCAAGATGCTGAAATTGGACGGCTAACCCCAGAAGGTATCCGACTTGGAAGTGGTGCTCGGGTAGCTGGGACAGTGCTCCGACTTGAACAAGGTGGTATAATAGAGACAGGGCGATCGTTAGATTTGGCACTCTTGAACCCGAATATCCTATTTCAAGTTCAAAAAACACTTGAAAATGGTGACGAAATCGTTGAATATACTAGAGAAGGGTCCTTTTATTTGACACCAGTCGATGGGAACCCCGAACGTTTGCAGCTGACTGCGTCGAACGGAGATCTTGTGATGGGGGAAAATGGCCCGATTGAAATCCCGAGTGATTTTACATCGATTTCAGTATCAGGGGAAGGGTTGGTTGAGGTTACGTTAGCGGATCAAACGACAGTAAATGCAGGACAGCTGTCACTTGTCGAAGTGATTCAGCCGCAATTGCTTGAATCCGCAGGCGAAAACCGATATCGTGTAAGTGAAACCGCTGACTTGAATGAAGTAATCGGACAGCCTGAGGCAAACGGTAACTTTATCCAACAGGGTTCGCTTGAACAGTCCAACGTCAATCTCGCACAGGAAATGACCCAGCTGATGACGACACAACGCTCTTATCAAATGAATGCCCGATCGATTAAAATGGCAGATCAGATGATGGGGCTCGTTAATTCAATTCGCTAA
- the spoIIID gene encoding sporulation transcriptional regulator SpoIIID, producing the protein MHDYIKERTIKIGRYIVETRKTVRMIAKEFGVSKSTVHKDLTERLPEINPELANNVKEILEYHKSVRHLRGGEATREKYKKSTEKVVN; encoded by the coding sequence GTGCACGATTACATCAAAGAACGAACCATCAAGATAGGCAGGTATATCGTGGAGACAAGAAAAACCGTTCGAATGATCGCGAAGGAATTCGGTGTTTCTAAAAGTACTGTCCACAAGGATTTGACGGAAAGACTGCCTGAAATCAACCCGGAGCTGGCCAATAATGTAAAGGAGATCTTAGAGTACCATAAATCGGTACGACACCTGCGTGGCGGGGAAGCTACCCGGGAAAAATACAAAAAATCGACAGAAAAAGTAGTAAATTAA
- a CDS encoding circularly permuted type 2 ATP-grasp protein, with translation MFNTYKTESFFDEMLQEKGRPRKHYQVLHDRLSSLPPDELQHRHEAAQQNFLRQGITFTVYNDQQGSERTIPFDFIPNIIPKHEWRHLEKGLIQRVKALNLFLDDIYNDQQILKDGMIPRDLVVTCSHFYPQATKIKAPRRNHVFMAGIDLIKDEQGEFRVLEDNLRNPSGLSYVFQNRHVMRQIFPDFFQDYNILSLEDQFTHIHDALSSIAPNNAPNPNIVLLTPGVYNSAYFDHSFIAQQLGIELVEGRDLLVRDRTVYMKTTRGLKRVDVIYRRIDDDFLDPLEFLPDSMLGVAGLMDAYRAGNVTICNGVGNGIADDKAIYHYVPSMIRYYLGEEPLIKNVETYFLRDPEQRDYVLANLDKLVVKQTDASGGYNMLIGPHATIEERDRFRKKIEQAPAHFIAQPVVQLSRLPVFRGDRFSGCHIDLRAFVFNGERPHVFPGGLTRVALKEGSLVVNSSQGGGAKDTWVTTD, from the coding sequence ATGTTTAACACGTATAAAACTGAATCGTTTTTTGACGAAATGCTCCAGGAAAAAGGTAGGCCGAGAAAGCACTATCAGGTTTTACATGACCGGCTGAGCTCCCTTCCCCCGGATGAACTCCAACATCGGCACGAAGCAGCTCAGCAAAATTTTCTTAGGCAAGGTATCACTTTTACCGTATACAACGACCAGCAGGGATCGGAGCGTACCATTCCTTTTGATTTTATCCCGAATATCATTCCGAAACATGAATGGAGGCATCTCGAAAAGGGGCTGATCCAACGAGTAAAAGCCTTAAACCTTTTCTTAGATGACATTTATAATGACCAACAAATTTTAAAGGATGGAATGATTCCTCGCGATCTCGTTGTCACATGCAGCCACTTCTACCCGCAAGCAACGAAAATCAAAGCCCCGCGCAGAAACCATGTATTTATGGCTGGGATTGACTTGATCAAGGATGAACAGGGTGAATTCCGTGTACTTGAGGATAATTTAAGAAACCCGTCAGGACTTTCTTATGTCTTTCAAAACCGTCATGTCATGCGGCAGATTTTCCCGGACTTTTTTCAGGACTATAACATACTCTCTCTTGAAGACCAGTTTACTCATATTCATGATGCACTATCATCGATTGCTCCGAACAATGCCCCCAACCCGAACATTGTGCTGCTTACACCAGGTGTCTATAATTCCGCCTATTTCGATCACAGCTTCATTGCCCAGCAGCTCGGAATCGAACTCGTGGAAGGCCGGGATCTCCTTGTCCGGGACCGCACCGTTTATATGAAAACGACGAGGGGATTGAAACGCGTCGATGTCATTTATCGCCGAATCGATGACGATTTTCTTGACCCACTGGAGTTCCTTCCTGACTCGATGCTTGGCGTTGCCGGGTTGATGGATGCCTACCGCGCTGGGAATGTCACGATCTGTAACGGCGTTGGAAACGGTATTGCCGATGACAAAGCGATCTATCATTACGTCCCAAGCATGATCCGCTATTACCTTGGCGAGGAGCCGCTGATTAAGAATGTAGAAACGTATTTCTTACGGGACCCGGAGCAACGGGATTATGTCCTAGCCAACCTCGACAAGCTTGTTGTAAAACAAACCGATGCTTCCGGCGGGTACAACATGCTGATCGGCCCCCATGCAACAATTGAGGAACGTGATCGATTCCGTAAAAAGATCGAACAGGCTCCTGCTCATTTCATTGCCCAACCGGTCGTTCAGCTTTCGCGCCTTCCCGTGTTCCGTGGCGATCGATTTTCTGGCTGCCATATCGACCTTCGTGCGTTCGTATTCAATGGTGAGCGTCCGCATGTGTTCCCAGGCGGACTGACACGAGTAGCTTTAAAGGAAGGGTCGCTCGTCGTCAACTCGTCTCAGGGCGGCGGCGCAAAGGATACGTGGGTTACGACCGATTAA